A window of the Gossypium hirsutum isolate 1008001.06 chromosome A05, Gossypium_hirsutum_v2.1, whole genome shotgun sequence genome harbors these coding sequences:
- the LOC107958451 gene encoding uncharacterized protein At2g39795, mitochondrial, with protein sequence MASLIRPLRRTLFSASLRTPLLHQHPNSTSFSNSRNYISDMRKSAFQDNILRLLRKEIQYEHDHCPPKQPTTRFNSFTVDDRSGEQWIRLKRKFGEKEDITIDVTMFDGSVTVPDSGQVQSDEQLHITFIVNISKGDDSGVLEIVCSAWPNTIEIQKFYARGCNRTANHPYIGPEFKELDEQLQDSLYEFLEERSINDELAIFLHEYMKNKDKTEFIRWLQTVKSHIEKK encoded by the exons ATGGCGTCGCTAATCCGACCCTTAAGAAGAACCCTTTTTTCTGCTTCCCTTAGAACCCCACTCCTTCATCAACACCCAAACTCCACCTCCTTTTCCAACTCCAGAAACTACATCTCCGATATGCGTAAGTCTGCTTTTCAAGACAACATTTTGAGGCTCCTTCGCAAAGAAATCCAATACGAGCACGATCACTGCCCTCCAAAACAA CCCACGACCAGATTCAATTCTTTTACCGTTGATGACCGATCAGGAGAACAATGGATTAGATTGAAAAGAAAATTCGGAGAAAAAGAAGATATTACAATTGATGTAACCATGTTTGACGGGTCTGTTACTGTCCCTGATTCTGGTCAAGTACAGTCTGATGAGCAGCttcatataacatttattgtCAACATCTCTAAGGGGGATGATAGTGGTGTCTTGGAGATTGTCTGCTCAGCTTGGCCAAATACCATAGAGATCCAAAAATTTTATGCTCGCGGGTGTAATAGGACAGCGAATCATCCTTACATTGGTCCAGAGTTCAA GGAATTGGATGAACAACTGCAGGACTCACTTTATGAGTTCTTGGAGGAAAGAAGTATAAATGATGAACTTGCAATATTCTTGCATGAATACATGAAAAACAAAGATAAAACTGAGTTCATTAGATGGTTGCAAACTGTCAAATCTCACATTGAGAAGAAATAG